CTAGTATTCTCTAGCTATATAACATGAATACTGGGGGTTAGCATTAGCAACTAGTATCTCTCTAGCTATATAACAGAATTACTGGGGGTTAGCATTAGCAACTAGTATTCTCTAGCTATATAACATGAATACTGGGGGGTTAGCATTAGTGACTAGTATTCTCTAACTATATAACATGAATACTGGGGGTTAGCATTAGCAACTAGTATTCTCTAGCTATATAACATGAATACTGGGTGGTTAGCATTATCAACTAGTATTCTCTAGCTATATAACATGAATACTGGGGGTTAGCATTAGCAACTAGTATTCTCTAGCTatatagtgtaacgaccctgggtttataagcgcggaaatcgactctgccgctcgagcatgcttttgcggcacagtcgatagtgcgccggacttcgggcttgaaggtcgagggttcgagacctgctccctccctgctgtttcattacattgggtgtcagaagtgggatcggaccttgcatccacgacagtgcgtgtgcttggccggAGGACGCactctttgaaaggagggagtagtgtaacgaccctgggtttataagcacAGTCGATAGcacgccggacttcgggcttgaaggtcgagggttcgagacctgctctctccctgctgtttcatttcAATAACATGAATACTGGGGGGTTAGCATTAGCAACTAGTATTCTCTAGCTATATAACAAGAATACTGGGGGGTTAGCATTAGCAACTAGTATTCTCTAGCTATATAACATGAATACTGGGGGTTAGCATTAGCAACTAGTATTCTCTAGCTATATAACATGAATACTGGGGGGTTAGCATTAGCAACTAGTATTCTCTAGCTATATAACATGAATACTGGGGGTTAGCATTAGAAACTGGTATTCTCTAGCTATATAACATGAATACTGGGGGTTAGCATTAGCAACTAGTATTCTCTAGCTATATAACATGAATACTGGGGGGTTAGCATTAGCAACTAGTATTTTCTAGCTATATAACATGAATACTGGGGGGTTAGCATTAGCAACGTATTCTCTACTATATAATATGAATACTGGGGTGTTAGCATTAGCAACTAGTATTATCTAGCTATATAACAGAATATGGGGGTTAGCATTAGCAACTAGTATTCTCTAGCTATATAACATGAATACTGGGGGTTAGCATTAGCAACTAGTATTCTCTAGCTATATAACATGAATACTGGGGGTTAGCATTAGCAACTATCATTATAGGCAAACCTTCACTTTAGAGCAACTAGCATTATAGCCATATCTTCTGATTAAAACAACTAGTGTTGTATAGCCATATCTTCTGATTAAAACAACTAGTGTTGTCTAGCCATATCTTCTGATTAAAACAACTAGTGTTGTATAGCCATATCTTCTGATTAAAACAACTAGTGTTGTCTAGCCATATCTTCTTCTATTAATGACATGTTTTATTGCCATATATTCTACCTAAGCTACACATTATCACCTTGTTCCATTCATAGTgctctttgttttgttttgagcGCCCATAGTAGTGTACTAGTGCACTACACCCTTActtgtacactacttttgaccaggaccgaTAGGGTGTAGTGCACTGTCCAGGGAATCGGGTGGCATTTGGGCAGTGTGACCCATGTCTTATAACGGGTCTTATAAGCAGGGCGACCCTCTAGAATGACATGTAGAATTTATAGGATCTACTGTATGTGGTGACCCTTCACCTTCTGGGCAAACAGCTGATCCTTCTCAGGCTCCCCAGGTTTCGGTGTGTCTCTGTTCCTACAGCCTTCATACTGGTCTCCAGGATGCCATCCATGGCTGTGTGCCCTCTTCCTGCCCTGCCCAGGCTTCCCAGTGCCACTCTGTCTACTGCTTCTATCCCAGGCTTGAGAGGAGGACGTCGGGCTCCATGacagtctctgctgctgctggccaTACACAGTAGGACTATATTCCTGGGTCTCACTGGCCTCAGTGGGCCAGCTATATCCCTGGGTCTCACTGGGGCAGCGGACCCCCTCGTAGGTGGCTGGAGGGGTGCCACCACAACTAGAATCTCTGTCCCTGCTCAGTCGAGGGTCAGCATCGTTGGAGTTATCACTGTCCCCATCCCTACTGAGGCCAGAGTCCCCGAAATCTCCCGTGTCACTGCTCAGCCGATGGGGGTCCTCATGGTTGGAATTCCTGTTTAGCCTGGAGATCCCGTCCTTAGAAGAACCACAGTCAGTGTTACTGGGAGAGTCCcttaataatgatgatgatgatgatgatgagggtggtggtgggggtaagGAGGATGAAGGTGCCGTCCTGTCGACTGTGTGTCCGTCGGGGCTCAGTCCCACGCCACTGTCATTGTCATTATCCTCACTGTCACTGGCCAGGTAATCTATTGAGTAATCAGAGTCCGACATCCTCCACCGGATAGCAGGGCTACGGGCTGTCATCCACTGGAGAGCATCACACGCCTGCaacacaatgtacagtacattatcaCACGCCTGCaacacaatgtacagtacattatcacacacctgcaacacaatatacagtgcattatcatgcaccagcaacacaatatacagtgcattatcatgcacctgcaacacaatatacagtgcattatcatgcacctgcaacacaatgtacagtatattattatcACACACCTAcaacacaatatacagtacattattatgCACCTGtaacacaatatacagtacattattatcacacacctgcaacacaatgtacagtacattattacacacctgcaacacaatatacagtacattatcacacacctgcaacacaatatacagtacattatcatgcacctgcaacacaatgtacagtacattatcaTACACCTGcaacacaatatacagtacattattatgCACCTGcaacacaatatacagtacattattatgCACCTGcaacacaatatacagtacattatcacaCATCTGcaacacaatatacagtacacagtatgCACT
This region of Salmo trutta chromosome 29, fSalTru1.1, whole genome shotgun sequence genomic DNA includes:
- the LOC115166692 gene encoding putative protein TPRXL isoform X1; translated protein: MCEACDALQWMTARSPAIRWRMSDSDYSIDYLASDSEDNDNDSGVGLSPDGHTVDRTAPSSSLPPPPPSSSSSSSLLRDSPSNTDCGSSKDGISRLNRNSNHEDPHRLSSDTGDFGDSGLSRDGDSDNSNDADPRLSRDRDSSCGGTPPATYEGVRCPSETQGYSWPTEASETQEYSPTVYGQQQQRLSWSPTSSSQAWDRSSRQSGTGKPGQGRKRAHSHGWHPGDQYEGCRNRDTPKPGEPEKDQLFAQKVKGHHIQ
- the LOC115166692 gene encoding putative protein TPRXL isoform X2, with protein sequence MTARSPAIRWRMSDSDYSIDYLASDSEDNDNDSGVGLSPDGHTVDRTAPSSSLPPPPPSSSSSSSLLRDSPSNTDCGSSKDGISRLNRNSNHEDPHRLSSDTGDFGDSGLSRDGDSDNSNDADPRLSRDRDSSCGGTPPATYEGVRCPSETQGYSWPTEASETQEYSPTVYGQQQQRLSWSPTSSSQAWDRSSRQSGTGKPGQGRKRAHSHGWHPGDQYEGCRNRDTPKPGEPEKDQLFAQKVKGHHIQ